The following proteins are co-located in the Tetrapisispora phaffii CBS 4417 chromosome 4, complete genome genome:
- the REV3 gene encoding DNA-directed DNA polymerase (similar to Saccharomyces cerevisiae REV3 (YPL167C); ancestral locus Anc_8.694), translating to MTDEDKLKSLEDSYTLNADHIYIQLNDYDFYSTKPSILDSTHGTSLPLHKFENVPVIRIFGSLPTGHQVLCHVHGIYPYIYVGYDGSIHDISTVMNQKCSNIHSKLENLSRVQLGNQKNDKASSHSKNDNNHRLKYVANVSIVKGIPFYGYHVGWSLFYKISFLKPHFVNRISDLIRNGDLFKNGAQIYEAHIPYYLQFCADFNLFGCSWLELDTCYFRKPILNKILELDKLLLTPELEKFVTKFAGQNSSKVLDSNMFPKVGNSLLEVDVLPQYINNRNSLDFVDLHHDFIEKNNENIDEVRTRYINSTKHLNKEIESIREAFDLPPYFGEKINGRYNIESKWNNLKELKNIFEKTEARLYRKNGKTTTFDGYISNDPRFNKINTPHGMIDELWPNAAIEIEDNITNDKENLNNITKSYSKPMSDLETDIGLLEVVTDNENNNSEEEGDINRESHKEPMSEMDVDKPILGKEQKSQGPFSIDFQLTQSIANKRQLSINDFSNADEDIKNIKQRRTDYIGIPVGRSAYACNPCNISYNSIVSDLENDGYPKVDYKNPFFSNPVDLKNQSYSYSGKLFEITSSHLSQRIPLQFDESEIVIQDASSSKYFSSWKYLPEPPTFQEVQRSETSIGLKYKPNKSSLNKSIGGFRYAMDSETSITKQKSNIHSVLTHLTLEVHTQSRHDKVPDPKHDRIQLIIWKVDEDSFPFDLNISTEGVMIVVEEKTDPELLGIITSAIGNLPVGIYYSELEMFDAIIDLILFFDPDILSGFEVQKSSWGYMSERCTHVYKFDFLNEICRATKYTNNRKNSKWGTSHTTSISVPGRHVLNIWRAMRSEVNLKQYTVEILAYEVLHKRLPRFSSQYLTELWNSRDITKIRTVVFYWINRVRVNVSLLKKQDYIERIIEQARLIGIDFYSVYYRGSQFNVESVLVRLCKSESFLLLSPSKDDVRNQKPLECVPLVMEPDSLFYKSPLVVLDFQSLYPSVMMAYNYCYSTMLGRVNEMSYVGNKIGVTSINYDENILTLLKDDIIISPNGIAFVKPSVRKSTLTKMLNEILTTRFLVKKTMKDLPAENSKLNRLMNSRQLALKLLANVTYGYASASFSGRMPNSDLSDAIVQTGREILQNAIEFIEGSEKYGAKVVYADTDSLFVYLPGKTREDAFSIGRELATEISRRNPDPIVLNFEKVYNPCILLSKKRYVGYAYEYESQIKPIFNAKGIETVRRDGYRLQQQVVEKALTIFFSTQDLSLVKKYLFEIFTKLDRGEIPIQDLCFAQEVKLGSYKSIDTAPAGAQVAMREMKNDKRAEPQYKERVPYLVVKGEAGQILRDRSISPKEFLQNPSLEIDSEYYITKTLVPPLNRFFRLTGVDVNEWLNEMPRFKKILTGEENQQLKKILNFSECINCHQSFTTGISTLCSDCSNQKSATAVNLIESIRKSETAYENIQTVCRVCSFKYSHDAGPINSDISSNCISLDCPVYFSKLKTKKQLKSKQYSEIQRQLNTFDSW from the coding sequence ATGACAGATGAGGATAAACTTAAGTCTTTAGAGGATAGCTATACGTTAAATGCAGATCACATTTATATACAACTAAACGACTATGATTTTTACTCAACCAAACCAAGTATTCTAGATAGTACACATGGTACTAGTTTACCTTTAcacaaatttgaaaatgttCCTGTAATAAGAATATTTGGTTCGTTGCCAACTGGTCATCAAGTGCTTTGTCATGTACATGGAATTTATCCATACATCTATGTTGGTTACGACGGTTCGATACATGATATATCGACTGTAATGAATCAAAAATGTTCAAATATCCATTCAAAATTGGAAAACTTATCTAGGGTGCAACTTGGAAACCAGAAGAATGATAAAGCTTCATCACATtctaaaaatgataataatcaTAGATTAAAATATGTAGCCAATGTATCGATTGTTAAAGGGATCCCCTTTTATGGCTACCATGTTGGCTGGTCTTTATTTTACAAGATCAGTTTTCTAAAACCGCATTTTGTTAATCGAATCTCAGATTTAATTCGTAATGGTGacttatttaaaaatggaGCTCAAATCTATGAGGCTCACATTCCTTATTACTTACAATTTTGCgctgattttaatttatttggttGTTCATGGTTAGAATTAGATACATGTTACTTTCGAAAGCCTATTCTCAATAAGATTTTGGAACTAGATAAACTGCTTTTGACTCCAGAATTAGAAAAGTTCGTTACCAAGTTTGCGGGTCAAAATTCATCTAAAGTCTTAGATTCAAATATGTTTCCAAAGGTTGGCAATAGCCTGTTGGAAGTAGATGTTTTACcacaatatataaataatcGGAATAGCTTAGACTTTGTCGATTTACACCATGATTTCATAGAGAAGAATAATGAAAACATAGACGAAGTACGAACTCGTTATATTAATTCTACAAAACACttgaataaagaaattgagTCAATAAGGGAAGCCTTTGATTTACCTCCCTATTTTGGAGAGAAGATTAATGGTAGGTATAATATAGAAAGCAAATGGAATAATCTAAAAGAgcttaaaaatatttttgagaAAACAGAAGCGAGACTTTACAGAAAGAATGGAAAAACTACCACTTTTGATGGTTACATCTCTAATGACCCaagatttaataaaattaacaCCCCTCATGGAATGATAGATGAATTGTGGCCAAACGCAGCTATTGAAATAGAAGATAATATCACAAAcgataaagaaaatttgaataatattactaAATCATATTCAAAACCAATGAGTGATTTGGAAACGGACATAGGTTTACTGGAAGTTGTAACGGACAATGAGAATAACAATTCTGAGGAAGAAGGTGATATAAATAGAGAATCACATAAAGAACCAATGTCTGAAATGGATGTTGACAAACCCATTCTAGGAAAGGAACAGAAGTCTCAAGGTCCATTCTCTATTGATTTTCAGTTAACTCAGTCCATAGCTAATAAAAGACAATTATCTATCAATGATTTCTCTAATGctgatgaagatattaaaaatattaaacaaagGCGAACTGACTATATTGGAATACCTGTTGGCAGAAGTGCTTACGCATGTAATCCATGCAATATTTCCTATAACTCAATCGTATCTGATTTGGAAAATGATGGTTATCCTAAAGTTGATTATAAGAATCCGTTTTTCAGTAATCCGGTTGACCTGAAAAATCAATCATATTCGTATTCTGggaaattatttgaaataacaTCTTCACATTTATCTCAACGGATACCTTTACAATTTGATGAATCGGAAATTGTTATACAAGATGCATCAAGCAGCAAATATTTTTCGTCATGGAAGTACTTACCAGAACCTCCAACTTTTCAAGAGGTTCAGCGAAGTGAGACATCTATTGGATTAAAATATAAGCCTAATAAATCATCACTTAACAAATCAATCGGCGGTTTCAGATATGCGATGGACAGTGAAACATCAATAACTAAACAAAAAAGTAATATACATAGTGTGTTAACACACCTAACATTGGAAGTTCATACACAGTCTAGACATGATAAGGTTCCTGACCCAAAACATGACCGtattcaattaataatttggAAAGTGGACGAAGATTCTTTCCCTTTCGACCTAAATATTTCTACCGAAGGTGTGATGATTGTTGTGGAAGAAAAAACTGATCCAGAACTGTTAGGAATTATTACTAGTGCAATTGGAAATTTACCAGTTGGCATCTATTATAGTGAGTTAGAAATGTTTGATGCTATAATAGATCTAATTCTGTTTTTTGATCCAGACATATTATCTGGTTTCGAAGTCCAGAAGTCATCATGGGGTTACATGTCTGAGAGATGTACTcatgtatataaatttgattttttaaatgaaatatgTCGGGCTACAAAATATACCAACAATCGAAAAAACAGCAAATGGGGAACCTCTCATACAACAAGTATATCTGTTCCTGGAAGGCAtgtattgaatatttggaGAGCCATGAGATCCGAAGTTAACCTTAAACAATATACAGTCGAAATTCTTGCTTATGAGGTATTACATAAACGTTTACCAAGGTTCTCAAGTCAATATCTTACAGAGTTATGGAATAGTCGTGATATAACTAAAATTAGAACAGTTGTATTTTATTGGATTAACCGCGTCAGAGTCAATGTCtctttattaaagaaacaaGATTATATCGAGAGGATTATCGAGCAAGCAAGATTGATTGGTATAGATTTTTATTCAGTTTATTATAGAGGTTCACAATTTAATGTTGAAAGTGTACTGGTGCGGTTATGTAAATCAGAAAGCTTTTTGTTACTATCTCCTAGTAAAGATGATGTAAGGAATCAGAAACCGCTTGAGTGTGTACCATTGGTAATGGAACCTGACTCTTTGTTTTACAAAAGTCCATTAGTCGTGTTAGATTTCCAATCATTGTATCCATCAGTTATGATGGCTTATAATTATTGTTACAGCACAATGCTGGGAAGAGTAAATGAAATGAGCTACGTTGGAAATAAAATTGGTGTCACATCCATTAAttatgatgaaaatatctTAACTTTACTAAAAGATGATATCATTATTTCACCTAATGGAATTGCGTTTGTTAAACCATCAGTAAGGAAGTCAACACTTACAAAAATGTTAAATGAGATCTTAACAACGAGATTTTTGGTGAAGAAGACAATGAAAGATTTACCAGCTGAGAATAGCAAACTAAATAGATTAATGAACAGCAGACAGTTAGCTTTAAAATTACTAGCAAATGTCACGTATGGTTATGCTTCTGCTTCGTTTTCTGGAAGAATGCCTAATTCTGATTTGTCTGATGCAATTGTGCAAACTGGAAGagaaattcttcaaaatgCTATCGAATTTATTGAAGGTTCAGAAAAATATGGAGCTAAAGTAGTTTATGCTGATACAGATAGTTTATTTGTTTACTTACCTGGGAAGACCCGTGAAGATGCTTTTTCAATTGGAAGAGAATTAGCAACGGAAATATCTCGAAGAAATCCAGACCCAATTGTTctcaattttgaaaaggTTTATAACCCATGTATTCTTTTAAGTAAAAAAAGATACGTCGGCTATGCCTACGAGTACGAGAGTCAAATTAAGCCTATTTTTAATGCAAAAGGTATCGAAACAGTTAGAAGAGATGGCTACCGCCTGCAACAACAAGTTGTGGAGAAAGCTCTAACTATATTTTTTAGTACACAGGACTTATCTcttgttaaaaaatatttatttgaaatatttactaAGTTAGATCGGGGCGAAATCCCCATCCAAGATCTCTGCTTTGCACAAGAAGTAAAGTTAGGTTCATACAAGAGCATTGATACAGCCCCAGCTGGGGCCCAAGTTGCCATGCGTGAAATGAAGAATGATAAAAGAGCAGAACCTCAATATAAAGAAAGAGTACCATATTTAGTTGTAAAAGGTGAAGCAGGTCAAATATTGAGAGATCGATCAATTTCACCCAAGGAATTTCTACAGAACCCATCTTTGGAGATTGATTcagaatattatataacGAAAACATTGGTTCCTCCATTAAATAGATTTTTTAGATTAACCGGTGTGGATGTAAATGAATGGCTAAATGAAATGCCACGgttcaaaaaaattctaACGGGAGAAGAAAATCAgcaattgaagaaaatactAAACTTCTCAGAATGTATCAATTGTCACCAAAGCTTCACAACAGGAATATCCACACTCTGCAGTGATTGTTCAAACCAGAAATCAGCGACTGCTGTAAATTTAATAGAAAGTATCCGCAAATCTGAAACGGCATACGAAAACATACAGACTGTTTGCAGAGTATGTAGTTTCAAATATAGTCACGATGCAGGTCCAATAAACTCCGATATATCGTCTAACTGTATCTCCCTCGACTGTCCAGTGTATTTCTCTAAACTAAAGACAAAGAAACAACTCAAAAGTAAACAGTATTCTGAAATTCAAAGACAATTAAATACATTCGACTCTTGGTAG
- the MEX67 gene encoding Mex67p (similar to Saccharomyces cerevisiae MEX67 (YPL169C); ancestral locus Anc_8.699) yields MNGFHNVNNLGSLATQQMMTNRVEVVITNWENGSINDLTSFLSRQSRIAVRDVRVEGNAAIGYVANKKEAEALNKFNGIRFAGKSLKIQVTGGVDNSSPTVKLLKAFLFRRYDPQTKMLNLGSIHTDAELVQKGLFTTISTQSKMFAAMMKLASSESNLVVESVNLSDNNLKDINGITTLAQTFPNLKNLCLANNQIARYKSMEPWKNKFKKLRELLMTNNPIVNERAYKNEMLKIFPKLVMLDNIVVRDAQKLDAIYNFPFKSKPFFFENNELGSSSTEFVTNFLNLWDSDRSQLLQLYTPQSQFSMCSDASVPPSSVKDADQNPSFGFYLSSSRNITKISTDTSIQQKLATGPEGIAEIFNSLPMTKHYLLEKAESYSMQTISYGQVNGFMIILHGFFEETTKPMNVNNKGRPRRFNHGSNASSDKRLSKKSFDRVWVLVPTNYGVIVASDMLTVRPYVSAAWIKVPDTPATINNTAVPMQQMNQPNFVPNTTMNQQMSPPILAPTLQLPPEIQARLSPIQLELLNKLHVDTKLNSEYTYMLAEQSGWNYDVAFKGFQSSMGQIPREAYIQ; encoded by the coding sequence ATGAATGGGTTCCATAACGTTAATAATTTAGGTTCATTGGCAACTCAGCAAATGATGACGAACAGGGTTGAAGTTGTCATCACCAACTGGGAAAATGGCTCTATTAACGACTTGACAAGTTTTTTGAGTCGCCAGTCTCGTATTGCAGTAAGAGATGTACGAGTTGAAGGTAATGCAGCTATTGGTTATGTTGCAAACAAGAAAGAAGCCGAAGCATTAAACAAGTTCAATGGCATCAGGTTTGCCGGTAAGAGTTTGAAGATACAAGTAACCGGAGGTGTCGACAATTCCTCTCCAACAGTGAAACTATTAAAAGCGTTTTTATTTAGAAGATATGATCCCCAGACTAAGATGTTGAATCTAGGTAGTATACACACTGATGCTGAATTAGTACAAAAAGGTCTTTTCACCACCATTTCTACGCAATCAAAAATGTTCGCGGCCATGATGAAATTAGCATCATCGGAGTCAAATTTAGTAGTAGAAAGTGTTAATTTATCAGATAACAACTTGAAAGATATCAATGGTATTACAACATTGGCACAGACGTTCccaaatttaaaaaatttatgtCTAGCCAATAACCAAATCGCAAGATATAAAAGCATGGAACCTTGGaagaataaatttaaaaaattaagagAATTACTAATGACGAATAATCCAATTGTAAATGAAAGGGCATATAAAAATGAGATGCTTAAGATATTCCCTAAGTTGGTTATGCTAGATAATATAGTTGTGAGAGATGCTCAAAAATTAGATGCTATTTACAACTTTCCATTCAAGAGTAAgccatttttctttgaaaataatgaactGGGCTCATCTTCAACTGAATTTGTAAcaaattttctaaatttatGGGATTCTGACAGATCACAATTGTTGCAATTATACACGCCACAATCTCAATTCTCCATGTGTTCAGACGCCTCGGTTCCACCTTCTAGTGTTAAGGATGCTGATCAAAATCCATCATTTGGTTTTTACTTATCATCATCACGTAATATAACTAAAATATCTACTGATACCTCAATTCAGCAAAAATTGGCCACTGGTCCAGAAGGTATTGCTGAGATTTTTAACTCCTTACCAATGACCAAACATTATTTACTAGAAAAAGCAGAGTCGTACTCTATGCAAACAATATCTTACGGTCAAGTGAATGGGTTTATGATTATCTTACACGGTTTCTTCGAAGAAACTACAAAACCAATGAATGTAAACAATAAAGGCCGTCCTAGAAGATTCAACCACGGTAGCAATGCTTCAAGTGACAAAAGGCTCTCTAAAAAGTCCTTCGATAGAGTGTGGGTGTTGGTACCTACAAATTATGGTGTTATAGTAGCTTCTGATATGTTAACTGTAAGACCTTATGTTTCTGCTGCTTGGATAAAGGTACCGGATACTCCAGctacaattaataatacagCAGTTCCGATGCAGCAAATGAATCAACCAAATTTTGTACCTAATACAACAATGAATCAACAGATGAGTCCTCCTATATTAGCACCAACTCTGCAATTACCGCCGGAAATCCAGGCTAGATTATCACCTATTCAATTGGAGTTATTGAATAAGCTTCATGTAGAcacaaaattaaattcgGAATACACATATATGTTAGCTGAACAAAGTGGGTGGAATTATGATGTTGCATTCAAGGGATTCCAATCCAGTATGGGGCAAATTCCAAGAGAAGCCTACATACAATAA
- the DAP1 gene encoding Dap1p (similar to Saccharomyces cerevisiae DAP1 (YPL170W); ancestral locus Anc_8.701), with protein MSFLTNLLFGGVKTSQDPTGLSGTTDPNILNSNSQSEPIVEGIFYPRTLSKYNGHDDEKIFIAIKGVVYDCTQGRQFYGPSGPYSNFAGHDASRGLALNSFDTDVVRDWDQAIDDLENLSEAEKNALDEWEQHFINKYPKIGTLVPEAGVNDK; from the coding sequence ATGTCCTTCTTaactaatttattatttggtGGTGTTAAAACTAGTCAAGATCCTACTGGTCTATCGGGTACCACTGATCCAAAcattttgaattcaaatagTCAATCAGAACCAATTGTCGAGGGTATTTTTTATCCAAGAACTTTATCGAAGTACAATGGTcatgatgatgaaaaaatattcattgcCATAAAGGGTGTTGTATATGATTGTACTCAAGGTCGCCAATTTTACGGTCCTAGTGGACCTTATTCTAATTTTGCTGGTCATGATGCTTCAAGAGGTTTGGCTTTAAATTCCTTTGATACAGATGTTGTTAGAGATTGGGATCAAGCAATTGACGATTTAGAGAACTTAAGTGAAGCTGAGAAAAATGCTTTAGATGAATGGGAACaacatttcattaataaatatcCTAAAATTGGTACTTTAGTTCCAGAGGCTGGTGTAAATGacaaatga